The following coding sequences lie in one Arachis ipaensis cultivar K30076 chromosome B05, Araip1.1, whole genome shotgun sequence genomic window:
- the LOC107643039 gene encoding vesicle-associated protein 1-2, translating to MSTGELLSIEPLELKFFFELKKQISCSLQLSNKTDSYVAFKVKTTNPKKYCVRPNTGIVMPRSTCDVTVTMQAQKEAPPDMQCKDKFLLQSVKAPDGTTPKDITAEMFNKEAGHLVEECKLRVVYLAPTQPPSPVAEGSEEGSSPRGSISENGNFTGPDSTPVTRAFAERSDVPEKSAEAKALIARLTEEKNNALRQNSKLNQELELLKRESSKSRGGVSMVIVILIGLLGIIMGYLMKKA from the exons ATGAGCACCGGGGAGCTTCTTAGCATCGAGCCTCTCGAGCTCAAGTTCTTCT TTGAGCTGAAGAAGCAGATCTCATGCTCTCTTCAATTGTCAAATAAGACCGATAGCTATGTTGCTTTCAAG GTGAAAACAACCAATCCTAAGAAATATTGTGTTCGTCCAAACACTGGAATTGTCATGCCGCGATCTACGTGTGATGTTACAG TTACCATGCAAGCGCAAAAGGAAGCTCCACCTGATATGCAATGCAAGGATAAATTTCTTCTTCAAAGTGTAAAAGCACCTGATGGAACAACTCCAAAGGATATCACTGCTGAAATG TTCAACAAGGAAGCAGGACATTTGGTTGAGGAGTGCAAATTGAGAGTGGTGTATCTGGCCCCAACTCAACCACCGTCTCCAGTCGCAGAAGGTTCTGAGGAAGGGTCATCACCTAGAGGCTCTATCTCTGAGAATGGAAATTTCACTGGTCCTGACTCCACACCA GTAACAAGGGCTTTTGCTGAACGATCAGATGTTCCAGAAAAATCTGCAGAG GCAAAAGCTCTTATTGCAAGGCTTACTGAAGAAAAGAATAATGCATTGCGACAAAATAGCAAGCTTAATCAGGAACTG GAGCTGCTGAAACGTGAAAGCAGCAAAAGTCGTGGGGGCGTCTCGATGGTCATTGTCATATTAATTGGTTTGCTTGGCATAATAATGGGGTATCTCATGAAAAAGGCCTAA